Proteins from a single region of Desulfovibrio sp.:
- a CDS encoding major capsid protein, translating to MPFGNSLNQLSIGKAKTFVNQVDNITENAPVVKAMPFVVSSDQLWDVSSEIRMIGSGMNSVDLNAPLQEIQIADALKQTQLNIFGAKMFVPEDTAKLEGGPDKYFGKNRPAFERQTGMDVERNYIYNAFLPFALSQYAAGKTDCVQSAGGTGNTNYSLLALRFDEVNMSGLYSPLCFKRDTFLDMQAINGGTLYENPDTNSKYYKVLGYGMRMKTYMGVRMQSYRNIGAIVNINLAAPTPLTRMMVEKALLSARTGEAGKTILICHPKVKLHLAEIGKTEFVQSSYSDKNPDFRVDTWSGVPIITSYNFMDGAESAISL from the coding sequence ATGCCTTTCGGTAATTCTCTCAATCAGCTTTCCATCGGGAAGGCCAAGACCTTTGTCAATCAGGTGGACAACATCACCGAAAATGCGCCGGTGGTGAAGGCCATGCCCTTTGTGGTCAGTTCTGACCAGCTTTGGGACGTGTCCAGCGAAATCAGGATGATCGGCAGCGGCATGAACAGCGTTGATCTCAACGCGCCCTTGCAGGAAATCCAGATCGCCGACGCGCTCAAGCAGACCCAACTCAACATCTTCGGCGCGAAAATGTTCGTGCCCGAAGACACGGCCAAGCTGGAAGGTGGACCGGACAAGTATTTCGGCAAGAACCGTCCGGCCTTCGAGCGTCAGACTGGCATGGATGTGGAGCGTAACTACATCTACAACGCCTTTTTGCCCTTTGCCTTGTCGCAGTATGCGGCGGGCAAGACCGACTGCGTGCAGAGCGCGGGCGGCACTGGCAACACCAACTACAGTTTGCTGGCTCTGCGCTTCGATGAAGTCAACATGTCCGGCCTGTATTCGCCCCTGTGCTTCAAGCGTGACACCTTCCTGGACATGCAGGCCATTAATGGCGGCACCCTTTACGAAAACCCTGACACCAACAGCAAGTATTACAAGGTGCTGGGCTACGGCATGCGCATGAAAACCTACATGGGCGTGCGTATGCAGAGCTACCGCAATATCGGGGCCATTGTGAACATCAATCTGGCCGCGCCCACGCCGCTTACCCGCATGATGGTGGAAAAGGCTCTGCTGTCGGCGCGCACGGGCGAAGCGGGCAAGACCATCCTCATCTGCCACCCCAAGGTCAAGCTGCACCTGGCCGAAATCGGCAAGACCGAGTTTGTCCAGTCCAGCTACAGCGACAAGAATCCCGACTTCCGCGTGGATACCTGGAGCGGCGTGCCCATCATCACTTCGTACAACTTCATGGATGGCGCTGAATCCGCCATCAGCCTGTAG
- a CDS encoding portal protein gives MAGKRASDFVQQLNTQFGQFKSERAPFDDIWRKVAVFESERMTLFDGQLGNNPAQAMRRDVRDVDNTCRQAITVFSSGMLSGVSPPSDQWFTLRIADKSGGDDLKKYRPVANWLEQIERLFLKDFTAKNFYTQQVSSYKHIGLYGMQAMLVGESPQMGTYYRDVPVDEIYIANDYAGRVNVVYREMRITLQQALTMFGKENLSPCLQALAEDRNANPQEHVTIVHAVMEKAPGYENIIGDNKLAYASYYFEPGEDHLISEGGFDSLPYIVTRAYSDGRSPYSISPGTIALADVLMINEIKRLMLQAGQLSVAPPMLLPDRGLVGRLNYTSGALNTYRKDGSGIDVNDFQPLKLVGEFKLGMELMQQAQKDVNAAFFVDLFLMIHNRTQAGKGTPTAMEIEQLATEKSFLLAPILINQQQENFNRLFERVFEIKKKEHGAIPEPPKELLNADIEIEYISPLVRAQQGVRTQQMLQGLQELGGIANLFPDVMDIVDSDAITRRIIESRGIPQSCIRTVEEVMGLRQQKMQAQEAAQKEMQQQQMLAGMMQGYEGLSKAPEAGSPVQSIMQQTAGGM, from the coding sequence ATGGCAGGGAAGCGCGCCAGCGATTTTGTACAGCAGTTGAATACGCAGTTCGGGCAATTCAAGTCCGAGCGTGCGCCCTTTGACGACATCTGGCGCAAGGTGGCCGTGTTCGAGTCCGAGCGCATGACGCTGTTTGACGGGCAGCTTGGTAACAATCCGGCCCAGGCCATGCGCCGCGACGTGCGCGACGTTGATAACACCTGCCGCCAGGCCATTACGGTGTTTTCGTCGGGTATGCTCTCTGGCGTGTCGCCGCCGTCTGATCAGTGGTTCACCCTGCGCATTGCTGACAAATCCGGCGGGGACGATCTCAAGAAGTATCGCCCTGTGGCCAACTGGCTGGAGCAGATTGAAAGACTGTTCCTTAAGGACTTCACGGCCAAGAATTTCTACACACAGCAGGTCAGCAGCTACAAGCATATCGGCCTGTACGGCATGCAGGCCATGTTGGTGGGCGAAAGTCCGCAGATGGGCACCTACTACCGTGACGTACCTGTGGATGAAATTTACATCGCCAATGACTACGCAGGCCGCGTCAATGTTGTGTACCGCGAAATGCGGATCACATTGCAGCAGGCTCTGACCATGTTTGGCAAGGAGAACCTTTCGCCTTGCCTGCAAGCCTTGGCAGAAGACAGAAATGCCAACCCGCAGGAACATGTGACCATTGTCCATGCAGTCATGGAAAAGGCTCCCGGCTACGAGAACATCATTGGCGACAACAAACTGGCTTACGCCAGCTACTACTTTGAACCGGGCGAGGATCACCTGATTTCAGAAGGCGGCTTTGACAGCCTGCCCTACATCGTTACCCGCGCCTATTCTGATGGGCGCTCTCCATATTCCATCAGCCCCGGAACTATAGCCCTGGCCGACGTGCTCATGATCAACGAGATCAAGCGGCTCATGCTTCAGGCCGGGCAGCTTTCCGTGGCTCCTCCCATGCTCTTGCCGGACCGTGGCCTTGTGGGGCGGCTCAATTACACCTCCGGCGCGCTGAATACCTATCGCAAAGACGGATCAGGCATAGACGTGAACGACTTCCAGCCCTTGAAACTGGTGGGCGAGTTCAAGCTTGGCATGGAACTTATGCAGCAGGCGCAGAAGGACGTGAATGCCGCCTTCTTCGTTGACCTGTTTCTTATGATCCACAACCGCACACAAGCGGGCAAGGGAACACCCACTGCAATGGAGATTGAGCAGCTTGCCACGGAAAAATCCTTTCTGCTGGCTCCAATCCTCATCAATCAGCAGCAGGAAAATTTCAATCGGCTGTTTGAGCGCGTCTTTGAGATCAAGAAAAAAGAGCATGGCGCAATCCCCGAACCGCCCAAGGAACTGCTCAATGCAGACATTGAGATTGAATACATCTCGCCTCTGGTGCGCGCGCAGCAAGGCGTGAGGACGCAGCAGATGTTGCAGGGGCTGCAAGAGCTTGGCGGCATAGCCAATCTTTTTCCTGACGTCATGGACATCGTGGACAGCGACGCCATCACGCGCCGGATCATTGAAAGCCGGGGCATACCGCAATCCTGCATCCGCACGGTTGAGGAAGTCATGGGGTTGCGTCAGCAGAAGATGCAGGCTCAGGAGGCCGCGCAGAAGGAAATGCAGCAACAGCAGATGCTGGCTGGCATGATGCAGGGCTACGAAGGCCTTTCCAAGGCTCCTGAGGCTGGCAGCCCTGTGCAGTCAATCATGCAGCAAACAGCCGGGGGCATGTAA
- a CDS encoding terminase large subunit domain-containing protein, translated as MAGIKVTIPYRPRYPQVHERLEAHRFAVLVAHRRFGKTVLAVNHLLKAAVRCPLERGSYGYVAPFRTQAKQIAWAYLKHYSAPIPGVTVNESELSVTLPNGARIRLFGADNPDALRGLYFDGVVLDEVAQMRREVWQEIIRPELADRNGWAVFIGTPKGVNLFHELFVQAQKDTSGQWLALVYRVGDTDALSAAEVEQMRVEMSEGAFRQEFLCDFSASSDDVLITIDEATESSQRIYLPTAYQSMPLVMGVDVARFGDDRTVIFPRRGLVSSDPIIVSKLDNVEVANRVISLYHQMRPHSIFVDAGQGQGVIDILRQALPCVYEIPFGGSALDAAKYYNRRSEMWFLMREWIRAGGATPKVDGLVGELSSPLYSYDAKGRISLEKKEDIKERLGRSPDLADALALTFAMPVLPESQGRQEYADRQTNVLMEYNDLSNGGGYADGIPQSLI; from the coding sequence ATGGCAGGAATAAAAGTCACTATTCCTTATCGCCCGCGTTATCCGCAGGTACACGAAAGGCTTGAGGCCCACCGCTTTGCCGTGCTGGTTGCTCACCGACGCTTTGGTAAGACAGTGCTGGCTGTCAACCACCTGCTCAAAGCCGCTGTACGCTGCCCTTTAGAGCGCGGTTCCTACGGATATGTCGCTCCATTCCGCACACAGGCCAAACAAATAGCCTGGGCCTACCTCAAGCACTATAGCGCCCCCATTCCCGGCGTGACGGTCAATGAGTCTGAGTTATCCGTAACTCTGCCCAATGGCGCGCGCATTCGCCTTTTTGGAGCAGACAACCCCGACGCCCTGCGCGGGCTCTATTTTGACGGCGTAGTGTTGGACGAAGTGGCCCAGATGCGGCGCGAGGTCTGGCAGGAGATCATCCGGCCCGAACTGGCTGACCGTAACGGCTGGGCCGTGTTCATCGGCACGCCCAAGGGCGTCAACCTGTTTCATGAGCTTTTTGTGCAGGCCCAGAAGGATACCAGCGGGCAATGGCTCGCTCTGGTCTACCGCGTGGGCGACACAGATGCGCTGTCTGCCGCTGAAGTTGAACAGATGCGGGTAGAGATGAGCGAAGGCGCGTTCCGGCAGGAATTTCTTTGCGATTTTTCCGCTTCATCTGACGACGTACTCATCACCATTGACGAAGCCACAGAGTCCAGCCAGCGGATTTATCTGCCTACGGCCTACCAGTCTATGCCCCTGGTGATGGGGGTAGACGTGGCGCGCTTTGGCGATGACAGGACCGTGATTTTCCCCCGGCGCGGGCTGGTGTCCTCTGATCCGATCATCGTGTCCAAGCTGGACAATGTGGAAGTAGCGAACAGGGTTATCAGCCTTTACCACCAGATGCGCCCGCACAGCATTTTTGTTGATGCCGGACAGGGACAGGGGGTTATCGACATCCTGCGCCAGGCATTGCCCTGCGTGTATGAGATACCATTTGGCGGCTCTGCCCTTGATGCGGCCAAGTATTATAACCGCCGCTCAGAAATGTGGTTCCTCATGCGTGAGTGGATCAGAGCTGGCGGCGCTACTCCCAAAGTTGACGGCTTGGTGGGCGAACTGTCTTCCCCGCTCTACAGCTACGACGCCAAGGGTCGCATATCTCTTGAAAAGAAAGAGGACATCAAGGAAAGGCTCGGACGCTCGCCTGACCTTGCCGATGCTCTGGCGTTGACATTTGCCATGCCTGTACTGCCGGAATCCCAAGGCAGGCAGGAATACGCAGACCGGCAAACCAATGTCCTCATGGAATACAACGATCTTTCTAACGGTGGAGGTTATGCGGATGGGATTCCACAGTCTCTCATCTGA
- a CDS encoding terminase small subunit translates to MAKLTPKQEAFCLHFHEFGNASDAYRHAYNAQNMKPETVNRKAKELLDNGKITARLKELYAPALEKAEVTSERIVTELARIAFGSARDVMEWGPNGVILKNSDDLTDDQAAGIAEVSESTTKDGGSLKLKRHDKVKALELLGRHLGMFTDKVKNEISGGIAITWQE, encoded by the coding sequence ATGGCTAAGCTCACTCCCAAGCAAGAAGCATTCTGTCTTCACTTTCATGAATTTGGAAATGCCAGTGATGCCTATCGCCACGCTTACAACGCCCAAAACATGAAGCCCGAGACAGTCAACAGGAAGGCGAAGGAGCTTCTTGATAACGGCAAGATCACGGCAAGACTAAAAGAGCTTTATGCTCCTGCATTGGAAAAAGCGGAAGTTACGTCCGAGCGCATTGTTACCGAGCTTGCGCGCATAGCTTTCGGCAGTGCCCGCGATGTCATGGAATGGGGGCCGAACGGTGTCATTCTCAAGAACAGTGATGATCTCACGGACGATCAGGCCGCTGGAATAGCTGAGGTAAGCGAGAGCACTACCAAGGATGGTGGAAGCTTGAAGCTTAAGCGGCACGACAAGGTCAAGGCGCTGGAACTGCTGGGGCGACACCTCGGTATGTTCACCGACAAGGTGAAGAATGAAATTTCAGGCGGGATTGCAATTACATGGCAGGAATAA
- a CDS encoding phage holin family protein, producing MIQHNVGPVDGLAYYTQSLLAWWPQKVAISAVVGGCTQFFGGDVVLVWLVCAMWAADFAFGLTEALRRGRFSCRLFGRGVLKLPTYCLYLALVGAVSVSLSRAMGISLPLLDMFCAYLLATDAVSVMGHMIRLGLPVPRTLRRVILRGQAKIQRSVETLFDDHGGQ from the coding sequence ATGATACAGCATAACGTCGGGCCAGTGGATGGCCTCGCTTACTACACGCAGAGCCTGCTTGCGTGGTGGCCGCAAAAGGTCGCTATCAGCGCCGTGGTTGGTGGTTGTACCCAGTTTTTCGGTGGGGACGTTGTGTTGGTGTGGCTGGTCTGCGCCATGTGGGCAGCAGATTTTGCTTTTGGGTTGACGGAAGCCCTGCGGCGTGGGCGCTTTAGCTGCCGCCTGTTCGGGCGTGGTGTCCTCAAGCTGCCTACATACTGCCTCTACCTTGCATTGGTTGGTGCAGTCAGCGTCAGTCTTTCCCGCGCTATGGGCATCAGTCTTCCCCTCCTTGATATGTTCTGCGCCTACCTCCTTGCTACCGATGCCGTTTCTGTCATGGGGCACATGATCCGCCTGGGGCTGCCTGTGCCGCGTACTTTGCGGCGCGTCATTCTTCGGGGGCAAGCGAAAATACAGCGCAGTGTGGAAACACTGTTTGACGATCATGGCGGTCAGTGA